From the Leptolyngbya sp. O-77 genome, one window contains:
- a CDS encoding cellulase family glycosylhydrolase, producing the protein MARADVLARGVNLANWFWYPDRSDPNPYGKKDFALMRQMGVTYVRIPIDFSVLYSDTTPDRLNRKALTRLNRAIAQAQSQKLGVVVDLHSTPLIDGSQNNYSASLENPQFRRMFTAFWRSLAAHLHKTTNPELTFIQPMNEPVFRDNPKAWEPIQQALFRSIREVAPRHTLIAVSAFWQNISTLVQLQPLPDASVVYDFHFYEPFIFTHQGAPWIGDSFESKLRNVPYPANVENVRPIAQQVSDPAARAAILDYGQQQWDINKLRSRIGEAAQWARQNGVTLICTEFGVYAANSSALDRTRWMRDTRTVLEEFGIGWASWGYVDSNFGFAEWQGNQPILDREIVKALGLRLPPRLAKTDVLLGTRLGNVLVGDFRSNRLDGRGGNDILNGVGDSSGRNSVDVLIGGTGRDRFLLGDATTVFYDDGKPDQPGLRDYALIKDFRPGEDMIQIHGNRSQYLLGASPIRRIRGTGIFLDTDRNSVLNRQDELIGIVEGTQRLNLGASYFSYTGTG; encoded by the coding sequence ATGGCTCGCGCTGACGTGCTGGCACGGGGGGTGAACCTGGCCAACTGGTTTTGGTATCCCGATCGGTCAGACCCCAACCCCTACGGCAAAAAAGACTTTGCGCTGATGCGGCAGATGGGCGTGACCTATGTGCGGATTCCCATCGACTTTTCGGTGCTATATAGCGACACCACGCCCGATCGCCTGAATCGCAAAGCGCTGACTCGGCTGAATCGGGCGATCGCCCAGGCACAGTCGCAAAAACTGGGCGTAGTCGTCGATTTGCACAGCACGCCGCTGATCGACGGCAGCCAGAACAACTATTCTGCAAGTCTGGAAAATCCGCAATTTCGGCGGATGTTTACGGCGTTTTGGCGATCGCTCGCCGCCCATTTGCACAAGACGACGAATCCTGAGCTGACGTTCATCCAGCCGATGAACGAACCCGTCTTTCGCGACAATCCCAAAGCCTGGGAGCCAATTCAGCAAGCCCTTTTTCGCAGCATCCGCGAGGTCGCGCCCCGGCACACGCTGATTGCCGTTAGCGCATTCTGGCAAAACATTTCAACGCTCGTGCAGTTGCAGCCGCTGCCCGATGCCAGCGTCGTTTACGATTTTCACTTTTACGAACCGTTTATTTTTACCCATCAGGGCGCACCCTGGATCGGCGACAGCTTTGAGAGCAAGCTGCGGAACGTGCCGTACCCTGCCAATGTTGAAAATGTGCGCCCGATCGCCCAGCAGGTAAGCGATCCAGCGGCGCGGGCAGCAATTTTGGACTATGGGCAGCAGCAGTGGGATATTAACAAACTGCGATCGCGCATTGGCGAAGCGGCGCAGTGGGCCCGGCAAAACGGCGTGACGCTCATTTGCACCGAGTTTGGCGTGTATGCCGCGAATTCCTCTGCCCTGGATCGCACGCGCTGGATGCGAGACACGCGCACCGTGCTGGAGGAATTTGGCATTGGCTGGGCCTCGTGGGGCTATGTAGACAGCAACTTTGGCTTTGCCGAATGGCAGGGCAATCAGCCGATTCTCGATCGAGAAATTGTCAAAGCGCTGGGTCTGCGACTGCCGCCGCGTCTGGCAAAAACGGACGTGCTGCTGGGCACGCGGCTGGGCAACGTGCTGGTGGGCGACTTTCGCAGCAACCGGCTGGACGGGCGCGGCGGCAACGACATCCTCAACGGCGTGGGCGACAGCAGCGGGCGCAACAGCGTGGATGTGCTGATTGGGGGAACCGGGCGCGATCGCTTTTTATTGGGCGATGCCACGACGGTTTTTTACGACGACGGCAAGCCCGACCAGCCGGGACTGAGAGACTACGCGCTGATCAAAGACTTCAGACCTGGTGAAGACATGATTCAAATCCACGGCAACCGTAGCCAATATCTGCTGGGCGCGTCGCCGATTCGCCGGATTCGGGGCACGGGCATCTTTTTGGACACCGACAGAAACAGTGTGCTGAATCGCCAGGACGAGTTAATTGGTATTGTGGAGGGAACGCAACGGCTCAATCTGGGAGCCAGCTATTTCAGCTATACCGGAACAGGATGA
- a CDS encoding MOSC domain-containing protein, whose amino-acid sequence MTTVPHVSQVFIYPIKSLDGVGIQSVDVLSSGALKGDRQFALFDQAGQVVNGKRHAKIHALRAEFDIAANTVSFRISDAASNGNITPSTFPLEPEQKELEAWLSEYFGFPVYLRQNLEIGFPDDTQSPGPTIVSLATLEAIATWYPHLTVDEVRARFRTNIEVAGVPAFWEDRLFAEEDRTVAFQIGNVRLLGVNPCQRCIVPTRNSKTGVADPGFQKTFVAKRQETLPAWAERSRFNHFYRLTVNTRLAEPPVAGALSTGDPVLLE is encoded by the coding sequence ATGACAACAGTTCCCCACGTTTCGCAAGTTTTCATTTATCCAATCAAGTCACTGGATGGCGTGGGCATTCAGTCTGTTGATGTGCTGAGTAGCGGCGCGTTGAAGGGCGATCGCCAGTTTGCCCTGTTCGACCAGGCGGGACAGGTTGTAAACGGCAAACGACACGCAAAAATACACGCTCTCCGGGCCGAGTTTGACATCGCAGCGAACACTGTTTCATTCCGCATTTCGGATGCCGCATCGAACGGAAATATCACGCCCAGCACCTTCCCGCTTGAACCGGAGCAGAAGGAGCTAGAGGCATGGCTGAGTGAATACTTTGGCTTTCCGGTTTACCTCCGACAAAACCTGGAGATAGGCTTTCCAGACGATACGCAGTCGCCGGGCCCAACGATTGTGAGTCTGGCCACGCTGGAGGCGATCGCCACTTGGTATCCCCACTTAACCGTAGACGAGGTTCGCGCCCGCTTCCGTACCAATATTGAAGTTGCCGGTGTGCCCGCCTTCTGGGAAGATCGGCTCTTTGCCGAGGAAGATCGCACTGTAGCGTTTCAAATTGGCAACGTCCGGCTACTGGGCGTGAACCCATGCCAGCGCTGCATCGTGCCCACACGCAATTCCAAAACGGGCGTTGCCGATCCGGGCTTTCAAAAAACCTTTGTGGCAAAGCGGCAAGAAACGCTGCCAGCCTGGGCCGAGCGATCGCGCTTCAACCATTTCTATCGGCTGACTGTCAACACCCGACTTGCGGAGCCTCCCGTTGCGGGCGCTCTCTCCACCGGAGATCCGGTTTTGCTGGAGTGA
- the rplT gene encoding 50S ribosomal protein L20, translating into MTRVKRGNVARKRRKKILKLAKGFRGSHSTLFRTANQQVMKALRNAYRDRRKRKRDFRRLWITRINAAARQHGMSYSQLIGSLHKANIEINRKMLAQMAILDPAGFGKVIEVASKAKG; encoded by the coding sequence ATGACTCGTGTAAAACGCGGAAACGTGGCGCGCAAGCGTCGGAAAAAGATTTTGAAGCTTGCCAAGGGCTTCCGGGGGTCGCACTCCACCCTGTTTCGCACTGCAAACCAGCAGGTGATGAAGGCGCTGCGGAACGCCTACCGCGATCGCCGCAAGCGGAAGCGCGATTTTCGCCGCCTCTGGATCACCCGCATCAACGCCGCCGCCCGTCAGCACGGCATGAGCTATAGCCAGCTCATCGGCAGCCTGCACAAAGCCAACATCGAGATCAACCGCAAGATGCTGGCGCAGATGGCGATTCTCGATCCGGCGGGCTTTGGCAAAGTGATCGAAGTGGCAAGCAAGGCAAAGGGCTAG
- a CDS encoding ABC transporter permease produces the protein MSQTVTPPQPNLESLRPNGGTAAIAPASSPLSDFLQETTALTKRLFIQLQRRPTTLIAGLIQPVMWLVLFGALFQNVPPGLFGGSENYGQFLGAGVMVFTAFGGALNAGLPVMFDREFGFLNRLLVAPLVSRFSIVAASAIFITTLSVLQTAVIVAMSAFLGAGFPGVGGLALVAAIILLLVVAVTAISLGLAFALPGHIELIAVIFVTNLPLLFASTALAPLSFMPRWLQWVASLNPLSYAIEPIRYVYNHADWSLGSVVMNAPFGDVTMGGALLVLAGFGAVALVGVRSLLSRSFA, from the coding sequence ATGAGCCAGACCGTTACCCCGCCTCAACCTAACCTGGAAAGCTTGCGTCCAAATGGAGGCACAGCGGCGATCGCCCCTGCCTCTTCCCCGCTCAGCGACTTCCTGCAAGAAACGACCGCGTTGACCAAGCGCCTGTTTATCCAGCTCCAGCGCCGCCCGACGACCCTAATTGCTGGATTGATTCAGCCCGTCATGTGGCTGGTGCTGTTTGGGGCGCTGTTTCAAAATGTGCCGCCGGGCCTGTTTGGCGGCAGCGAAAACTATGGGCAGTTTCTCGGCGCGGGCGTGATGGTGTTCACTGCCTTTGGCGGGGCGCTGAATGCAGGCTTGCCCGTCATGTTTGACCGAGAGTTTGGCTTTCTCAATCGGCTGCTGGTGGCTCCGCTGGTGTCGCGGTTTTCCATCGTCGCCGCCTCGGCCATCTTCATCACCACGCTAAGCGTGCTGCAAACGGCGGTAATCGTCGCCATGAGCGCGTTTCTGGGTGCGGGCTTTCCTGGCGTAGGCGGGCTGGCGCTGGTGGCGGCGATTATCTTGCTGCTGGTAGTGGCGGTGACAGCGATCAGCCTGGGACTGGCCTTTGCGCTGCCGGGGCACATTGAGCTGATTGCGGTGATTTTTGTGACCAACCTGCCTTTGCTGTTTGCCAGCACCGCCCTCGCGCCGCTGAGCTTTATGCCGCGCTGGTTGCAGTGGGTGGCATCACTGAACCCGCTGAGTTACGCCATCGAGCCGATCCGCTATGTATATAACCACGCGGACTGGTCGCTGGGCAGCGTGGTCATGAATGCGCCCTTTGGCGACGTGACGATGGGCGGAGCGCTGCTGGTGCTGGCGGGGTTTGGCGCGGTGGCGCTGGTGGGCGTGCGATCGCTCCTCAGCCGCAGCTTTGCCTGA
- a CDS encoding PBP1A family penicillin-binding protein, protein MTQSPPPPTPPKTLLTTITRAVQQARVNFSRLKLKPNARVPELWVQDPESGSPDPETYPLLGDRYLLGRSSRSCDIVVRNPVVSQMHLSLTRDSRRGKYAFVLKDENSTNGIYRGKRRLTKIPLRHGDVFTLGPPDLASAVRIQYVDPPPVYVKAARYGMYGFTGLTALTALWIGLEWQKFSVRPLPASVQGPVMVMARDGATPLTPTRARAHTTGDRLSDFSRYLPDALIASEDSRYYWHLGIDPIGILRALVTNILGGGIREGGSTLTQQLARNIFRDYVGTSDSAGRKLREAVVALKLETFYSKDFLMLEYLNRVYLGNGIYGFEDAAQYYFGKPAKELTLSEAATLVGILPAPNSFNPVQDYETAVQLRDRVINRMAAQGKISLEEAERARRSRIEINPETLEELRSSIAPYFTSYVFSELEELLGSQLAQEGNFVVESSLDPGYQREAERLLRSTVESVGAGSGFSQGALVTLDSRTGEVLALVGGVDFQESQFNRATQALRQPGSTFKVFAYTAALEQGISPYTAFSCEPMTWQGQSFRGCERTSSGSADMYTGMALSENVIALRVGREAGLNNIVETARRMGITSPLNPVPGLVLGQSEVTLLELTGAYAVLANQGVRNRPHAVRRILDSSDCTDPNDVQSCRVIYDASKTPQANTAVLPADIARTMTDLLQGVVSNGTGRAAYLGLGEAGKTGTNNDNRDLWFVGYVPSRQITTGIWFGNDDNSPTGGSSGQAAQLWGDYMGRIIQ, encoded by the coding sequence GTGACTCAATCGCCGCCGCCGCCCACCCCACCCAAAACCTTGCTGACCACGATTACCCGGGCAGTGCAGCAAGCCAGGGTGAACTTTTCTCGGCTGAAACTGAAGCCCAATGCGCGAGTGCCCGAACTGTGGGTGCAAGACCCAGAGAGCGGCAGCCCCGATCCTGAAACCTATCCGCTGCTGGGCGATCGCTACCTGTTGGGGCGCAGTTCTCGCTCCTGCGACATCGTGGTGCGAAACCCGGTCGTCAGCCAGATGCATCTGTCCCTGACCCGCGACAGCCGCCGGGGAAAGTATGCCTTCGTACTGAAGGACGAAAACTCCACCAACGGCATCTATCGGGGCAAGCGACGGCTGACGAAAATTCCCCTGCGGCATGGCGATGTGTTTACGCTGGGGCCGCCGGATCTGGCCTCTGCGGTGCGGATTCAGTATGTCGATCCGCCGCCTGTCTACGTCAAAGCAGCCCGCTACGGCATGTATGGCTTTACTGGGCTGACGGCGCTGACGGCGCTGTGGATTGGGCTGGAGTGGCAGAAGTTTTCGGTGCGTCCATTGCCTGCCTCGGTGCAGGGGCCAGTCATGGTGATGGCCCGCGATGGCGCAACGCCGCTTACGCCGACCCGGGCCCGGGCCCACACCACGGGCGATCGCCTCTCTGACTTTTCGCGCTACCTGCCCGACGCGCTTATTGCTTCCGAAGATAGCCGCTATTACTGGCATTTGGGCATCGACCCAATTGGCATCCTGCGGGCCCTGGTCACCAACATCCTCGGCGGCGGCATTCGCGAAGGCGGCAGCACCCTCACCCAGCAGCTTGCCCGCAATATCTTTCGGGATTACGTCGGCACGTCCGATTCCGCCGGACGCAAGCTGCGGGAAGCCGTCGTCGCCCTCAAGCTGGAGACATTCTACAGCAAAGACTTTTTAATGCTGGAATATCTCAACCGGGTCTATCTGGGCAACGGCATCTACGGCTTTGAAGATGCTGCTCAATACTATTTCGGCAAGCCTGCTAAAGAACTGACGCTTTCGGAAGCAGCAACGCTAGTGGGGATCTTGCCCGCGCCCAACAGCTTTAACCCAGTGCAGGATTATGAAACAGCGGTGCAATTGCGCGATCGCGTCATCAACCGCATGGCCGCCCAGGGCAAAATTAGCTTAGAAGAGGCAGAACGGGCCCGGCGATCGCGCATCGAAATCAACCCCGAAACCCTGGAAGAACTCCGCAGCAGCATTGCGCCCTACTTTACCAGCTACGTCTTCAGCGAACTAGAAGAACTCCTGGGCAGCCAGTTGGCCCAAGAAGGCAACTTTGTGGTCGAAAGCAGCCTCGATCCGGGCTATCAGCGCGAAGCCGAACGGCTCCTCCGCAGCACGGTTGAATCCGTTGGCGCAGGCTCCGGCTTTTCCCAGGGCGCACTGGTCACGCTGGATAGCCGCACGGGCGAAGTGCTGGCGCTGGTGGGCGGCGTAGACTTTCAAGAGAGCCAGTTCAACCGAGCCACTCAAGCCCTGCGACAGCCGGGGTCTACCTTCAAAGTCTTTGCCTACACCGCTGCTCTAGAACAGGGCATCTCACCCTACACCGCCTTTTCTTGCGAACCAATGACCTGGCAGGGGCAATCCTTTCGCGGCTGCGAACGCACCAGCAGCGGCAGTGCGGATATGTATACGGGCATGGCGCTGTCAGAAAATGTGATCGCGCTGCGGGTGGGGCGCGAGGCTGGGCTGAATAACATCGTGGAGACGGCCCGCCGCATGGGCATCACCTCGCCGCTGAATCCTGTGCCTGGCCTGGTGCTGGGGCAGAGCGAAGTGACGCTGCTAGAGCTAACTGGGGCCTACGCTGTGCTGGCGAATCAGGGCGTTCGCAATCGCCCCCACGCAGTTCGGCGCATTCTAGACAGCAGCGATTGCACTGATCCCAACGATGTGCAAAGTTGCCGCGTGATTTACGATGCCAGCAAAACGCCCCAGGCGAATACAGCCGTGCTGCCTGCCGACATTGCCCGCACCATGACCGACCTGCTGCAAGGCGTGGTGTCCAACGGCACGGGTCGTGCAGCCTATCTGGGACTGGGCGAAGCGGGGAAAACGGGCACAAACAACGACAACCGCGACCTCTGGTTTGTGGGCTATGTGCCCAGTCGCCAGATCACCACCGGAATTTGGTTTGGCAACGACGACAACTCGCCCACCGGGGGCAGCAGCGGTCAGGCCGCCCAGCTTTGGGGTGACTATATGGGGCGGATTATTCAATAA
- the rpmI gene encoding 50S ribosomal protein L35, with protein MPKLKTRKAAAKRFERTGSGKIRRRKAYRNHLLQHKTAARKRRLGQKADVHERDAENVELMMPYL; from the coding sequence ATGCCCAAGCTAAAAACTCGGAAAGCGGCTGCTAAGCGCTTTGAGCGCACTGGCAGCGGCAAGATTCGCCGCCGCAAGGCCTATCGCAACCACCTGTTGCAGCACAAGACTGCCGCCCGCAAACGCCGCCTCGGACAAAAGGCCGACGTGCATGAGCGCGACGCAGAAAACGTAGAACTGATGATGCCTTACCTGTAG
- a CDS encoding ATP-binding protein encodes MLVLPFALQTCGAGLLIGYIAFRNERQAVSNLVAQVADQVSQRVDTQLSDYLSTPMRLVQINAGAIANGEIRLDDPAAIGRYFWRQARAFPTIAYTGFARPDGSELGARRLAQGLGLLLYENRPPEPAAYYTVDLQGNRATRLQQEQNNPPEASWYPEAIAAGKPIWSEIEAVENLALQLTPTGQTLKPQSSAQPGETGYYLAAGVAAPVYDANRNLLGVAHIDLKLTGISDFLKSIQASPSGQIFLMERNGLMVGSSSQSPMLSNGDQALQRFNSLNSPDPLIRAVSQAIQSQFGNLHAIQSATQIEVAYNQQRQFVYIKPWRDSYGLDWLMVIVLPKSDFMAEINADTRRNILLCAVVLVISLTTGLLTSHWIARPIERLNQASQRMASGELTCQIEATSPIREFTALGESFNHMTTQIALLFANLEHANAELEQINSDLESRVEERTAVLKQTLEELEQTQAQVVQSEKMSSLGQLVAGVAHEINNPVNFIHGNLSPLKESVSDLLDLIQLYQRHYPAPPREIQETSDAIDLEFLQQDLPKLLNSLRAGTDRIRQIVLSLRNFARMDEAEFKAVDLHEGIDSTLLILEHRLKAKGARPAIQVIKQYADLPEVECYPGSLNQVLMNILANAIDALEARDAERTTEAIQQDPSKIEISTALVDAEWVEIAIADNGGGIPQEVQRQIFDPFFTTKPVGKGTGMGLSISYQIIVEKHRGTLECFSTPGEGSRFVIRIPRSQQSPELNGSAGMLQTEPMAG; translated from the coding sequence ATGCTGGTGTTGCCCTTTGCGCTACAAACCTGCGGTGCTGGACTGCTCATCGGCTACATTGCCTTTAGAAACGAGCGACAGGCGGTCAGCAACCTGGTGGCGCAAGTGGCCGATCAGGTCAGTCAGCGCGTCGATACTCAGCTCAGCGATTATCTGTCTACCCCGATGCGGCTGGTGCAGATTAATGCGGGGGCGATCGCCAACGGTGAGATCCGGCTAGACGATCCTGCTGCCATTGGACGCTACTTTTGGCGGCAGGCGAGGGCCTTCCCAACCATTGCCTACACTGGCTTTGCCCGTCCCGATGGCAGCGAACTTGGGGCGCGGCGCTTGGCGCAGGGACTGGGTCTGCTGCTCTACGAAAACCGTCCCCCGGAACCTGCGGCTTATTACACTGTGGATCTTCAGGGCAACCGCGCCACGCGGCTGCAACAGGAGCAAAACAACCCGCCAGAAGCCTCCTGGTATCCAGAGGCGATCGCCGCTGGAAAGCCCATCTGGAGCGAAATCGAAGCTGTAGAAAATCTAGCCCTCCAGCTTACCCCAACGGGCCAAACTCTCAAGCCCCAGAGCAGTGCCCAACCTGGCGAGACGGGCTATTACCTGGCGGCTGGTGTGGCAGCACCTGTCTATGATGCCAACCGTAATTTGCTGGGAGTGGCCCATATCGATCTGAAGCTGACCGGAATTAGCGACTTCCTCAAAAGTATCCAGGCCAGTCCATCAGGTCAAATCTTTTTGATGGAGCGAAACGGCCTGATGGTTGGCAGTTCCAGCCAGTCTCCCATGCTGTCAAATGGCGACCAGGCACTCCAGCGATTTAACAGCTTAAACAGTCCCGATCCCTTAATTCGGGCCGTGAGCCAGGCCATTCAGTCGCAATTTGGCAATCTGCACGCCATCCAGTCAGCAACCCAAATTGAAGTTGCTTACAACCAGCAGCGGCAGTTTGTCTACATCAAGCCCTGGCGCGATTCCTATGGACTCGATTGGCTGATGGTGATTGTGCTGCCAAAATCAGACTTCATGGCAGAAATCAATGCCGACACCCGACGCAACATCCTCCTGTGTGCCGTTGTGCTGGTCATTTCCCTAACGACGGGGCTATTGACTTCCCACTGGATTGCTCGCCCCATTGAGCGCCTCAATCAAGCCAGCCAGCGCATGGCCAGCGGAGAACTCACCTGCCAAATCGAAGCCACTAGCCCAATTCGAGAGTTTACAGCGCTGGGCGAGTCGTTTAACCACATGACCACGCAAATTGCCCTTTTGTTTGCCAACCTAGAACACGCCAACGCAGAACTAGAGCAGATTAATTCTGATCTGGAAAGTCGGGTAGAGGAGCGCACCGCAGTACTCAAGCAAACGTTGGAGGAGTTGGAGCAAACACAGGCACAGGTGGTGCAAAGCGAAAAGATGTCTAGCCTGGGGCAGTTGGTGGCTGGCGTAGCGCATGAGATCAATAATCCAGTAAATTTTATCCACGGCAACCTGTCGCCGCTCAAAGAATCGGTTAGCGACCTGCTAGATCTGATTCAGCTTTACCAGCGGCATTATCCAGCGCCACCCCGCGAAATTCAAGAAACCTCCGACGCAATCGACCTGGAATTTTTGCAGCAGGATTTACCCAAGTTGCTCAATTCTTTGCGGGCGGGCACGGATCGGATTCGGCAGATTGTCCTGTCTTTGCGGAATTTTGCCCGCATGGATGAGGCTGAGTTCAAAGCGGTGGATCTCCACGAGGGTATTGACAGCACGCTGTTGATTTTGGAGCATCGCCTTAAGGCGAAGGGAGCTCGACCCGCCATCCAGGTGATCAAGCAGTATGCAGACCTGCCAGAGGTGGAGTGTTATCCAGGTTCCTTGAATCAGGTCTTGATGAATATTCTGGCGAACGCCATTGATGCCTTGGAAGCGAGGGACGCAGAGCGGACGACGGAAGCAATTCAGCAAGACCCCAGCAAGATTGAAATTTCTACGGCGCTGGTCGATGCTGAGTGGGTGGAAATTGCGATCGCCGACAATGGGGGCGGCATTCCTCAGGAGGTTCAGCGTCAAATCTTTGACCCATTTTTCACGACCAAGCCCGTGGGCAAAGGAACCGGGATGGGCCTGTCGATTAGCTATCAGATCATTGTCGAAAAGCACCGGGGCACGCTGGAGTGTTTCTCGACTCCGGGGGAAGGCTCGCGCTTCGTAATTCGCATTCCTCGTTCTCAGCAAAGCCCTGAACTGAACGGATCGGCAGGGATGCTGCAAACCGAGCCAATGGCGGGATAA
- a CDS encoding TIGR04168 family protein, producing MTEQGQGSASGMPETLTIAVVGDVHDQWDAQDERALRRMGVDLVLLVGDFGNEAVGIVRAIAAMSIPKAVILGNHDAWYTATDWGRSKRPYDPKVEDRVQQQLDLLGETHVGYSYLDFPALGLSVVGGRPFSWGGSQWKNEDFYASRYGVRSFQESTERIVAAAQAAAHNTILFIGHCGPLGLGSAPEDPCGKDWKPIGGDHGDPDLAAAIARTRALGKSVPLVAFGHMHHSLRHTKTQLRRPLHIDPAGTVYLNAACVPRIVSIEEDCLRNFSLVTLRQGKVFQASLVWLNQDCAIHSKQVFYQQNAPAIEEREESEAIA from the coding sequence ATGACAGAGCAAGGGCAGGGGAGCGCATCGGGAATGCCTGAGACGCTTACGATCGCCGTGGTGGGAGATGTGCATGACCAGTGGGACGCGCAGGATGAGCGGGCGCTGCGGCGGATGGGGGTGGATCTGGTGCTGCTGGTGGGGGATTTTGGCAACGAGGCGGTGGGCATTGTGCGGGCGATCGCCGCGATGTCGATTCCCAAGGCCGTTATCCTCGGCAACCATGATGCCTGGTACACTGCCACCGACTGGGGCCGCAGCAAGCGCCCCTACGATCCTAAGGTAGAAGACCGCGTGCAGCAGCAGCTAGACCTGCTGGGCGAAACCCATGTGGGCTACAGCTATTTGGACTTTCCTGCGCTGGGGCTATCGGTCGTCGGCGGGCGACCCTTTAGCTGGGGCGGCTCCCAGTGGAAAAATGAAGATTTCTATGCCAGCCGCTACGGGGTTCGCAGTTTCCAGGAATCTACCGAGCGCATTGTTGCTGCGGCGCAGGCTGCGGCCCATAACACTATTCTGTTCATTGGTCACTGTGGACCTCTGGGATTGGGCAGCGCCCCAGAAGATCCCTGCGGCAAAGACTGGAAACCCATCGGCGGCGACCACGGCGATCCGGATCTGGCAGCGGCGATCGCCCGCACCCGCGCCCTGGGCAAATCCGTTCCCCTGGTCGCCTTTGGGCACATGCACCACTCCCTGCGCCACACCAAAACCCAGCTTCGCCGCCCGCTGCATATCGACCCCGCTGGAACGGTTTACCTCAATGCCGCCTGTGTGCCCCGCATTGTGTCTATTGAAGAAGATTGCCTGCGAAACTTTTCTCTCGTCACGCTGCGGCAGGGCAAAGTCTTTCAGGCATCGCTGGTCTGGCTCAATCAAGATTGCGCGATTCACTCCAAACAGGTGTTTTATCAGCAAAACGCGCCCGCCATCGAAGAACGAGAAGAATCGGAGGCGATCGCCTGA
- the thiD gene encoding bifunctional hydroxymethylpyrimidine kinase/phosphomethylpyrimidine kinase translates to MSTVPDFSIPIALTIAGSDSGGGAGIQADLRTFAFHKVHGTSALTCITAQNTQGVTRLDALPPAAVVAQIAAVVVDIGVQAVKTGMLLNREIIAAVAQQAEELPLPNLVVDPVMVSRTGAQLIADEAIALLCTDLLPKARLITPNRYEAQILADLEIHTLEDMKQAAERILQTHQPGAVVVKGGGMTGELRGVDVFADETRLAVLQTQTVHTADTHGTGCTLSAAIAANLALGHDLFAAVQHAKNYVTHALQHSLRIGHGQGPVGHFYPLLSLGR, encoded by the coding sequence ATGTCTACAGTTCCCGATTTCTCCATCCCCATTGCCCTGACGATTGCTGGCTCCGACAGCGGCGGCGGCGCGGGCATTCAGGCTGATCTGCGAACCTTCGCATTCCACAAAGTCCACGGCACTAGCGCCCTGACCTGCATCACAGCCCAGAATACGCAGGGCGTGACGCGGTTAGACGCGCTGCCTCCGGCGGCTGTGGTTGCCCAAATTGCCGCAGTAGTGGTCGATATTGGCGTGCAGGCGGTGAAGACGGGGATGCTGCTAAACCGCGAGATTATTGCCGCCGTGGCGCAGCAGGCGGAGGAACTGCCGCTGCCCAATCTGGTGGTTGATCCGGTAATGGTGTCTCGCACAGGGGCGCAGTTGATTGCCGACGAGGCGATCGCCCTCCTCTGCACCGACCTCTTGCCCAAGGCCCGCCTGATCACGCCCAACCGCTACGAAGCGCAAATTCTGGCCGACCTGGAAATTCACACGCTGGAGGATATGAAGCAGGCCGCCGAGCGCATCTTGCAGACGCACCAGCCCGGTGCAGTGGTGGTGAAGGGCGGCGGCATGACGGGCGAGTTGCGCGGTGTGGATGTGTTTGCGGATGAGACGCGGCTGGCGGTGTTACAAACGCAGACCGTCCACACCGCTGACACCCACGGCACAGGCTGCACCCTATCGGCGGCGATCGCCGCAAATCTGGCCCTTGGTCATGACCTGTTTGCTGCCGTGCAGCACGCAAAGAATTACGTCACCCACGCGCTCCAGCACTCCCTCCGCATCGGGCACGGGCAGGGGCCCGTCGGGCATTTCTACCCCCTGTTGTCGTTGGGCAGGTAG